A window of Ipomoea triloba cultivar NCNSP0323 chromosome 2, ASM357664v1 contains these coding sequences:
- the LOC116004652 gene encoding G-type lectin S-receptor-like serine/threonine-protein kinase SD2-5 gives MKDTTFIGHNVRDEFGDYTDLQSCKNRCLRDCSCKALHFYGGGGYSKGYCLLLNEVLSLVTMDEGSNNKSIYLKVQNSSTPPSIISILKTSHPWVQQRHAKMILGTIGASIAVLVIITIYIVLVRKKTVQPEDEEVFLDGLPGLPTRFSYQDLSAMTESFSRKLGEGGFGFVFEGALCRGTKIAVKCLKEVDQIKNSFMTEVATIGSIDHANLVKLLGFCATKSQRLLVYEYMVNGSLDRWIFNGKKEHGLNWQAKKKIMLDVAKGLAYLHEDCNHKIIHLDIKPQNILLDQNFNAKVADFGLSKLVAKDQSKVVTTPRGTPGYIAPECTSLIITEKVDVYSFGIVMLEIVCGRKNVDWDQPEEEVHLLSVFKRKIEEDKVGEMFDMYNKDLEVQKEEGIEMMRIAGWCLQSEYTKRPSMSEVVKALQGLATIDNNLNLDYNFNSQEGEGAPDPTSNTVLIPSILSGPR, from the coding sequence ATGAAGGATACCACTTTCATTGGCCACAATGTGAGAGACGAATTTGGTGACTACACTGATTTACAAAGTTGTAAAAACAGATGTTTAAGGGACTGCTCATGCAAAGCACTTCATTTTTATGGTGGAGGTGGTTATTCAAAAGGCTACTGTTTATTGCTGAATGAAGTTCTCTCCCTTGTGACCATGGACGAGGGAAGCAACAACAAATCTATTTATCTGAAGGTGCAAAATTCCTCGACTCCTCCATCCATAATATCAATTCTAAAAACTAGTCATCCATGGGTTCAGCAGAGGCATGCCAAAATGATATTGGGGACTATTGGTGCTTCCATCGCTGTGCTTGTAATAATCACCATTTATATTGTCTTGGTTAGAAAGAAAACAGTCCAACCCGAAGATGAGGAAGTGTTTTTGGATGGCCTGCCAGGGTTGCCTACTCGATTCTCTTATCAGGACTTGAGTGCTATGACTGAAAGTTTCAGTAGAAAACTTGGAGAAGGGgggtttggttttgtttttgaagGTGCACTGTGCAGAGGCACTAAGATTGCAGTAAAGTGCCTCAAGGAAGttgatcaaatcaagaattcatttaTGACGGAAGTGGCAACAATTGGAAGCATTGATCACGccaatttggtaaaattattagGATTTTGTGCTACAAAATCACAGAGACTTCTGGTCTATGAATACATGGTGAATGGCTCTTTGGACAGATGGATTTTTAATGGAAAGAAGGAACATGGTCTCAATTGGCAAGCCAAAAAGAAAATCATGTTAGACGTTGCCAAAGGGTTAGCATATCTTCACGAAGATTGCAACCATAAGATCATTCACTTGGACATCAAACCTCAGAACATCCTCTTAGATCAAAATTTCAATGCAAAAGTTGCAGACTTTGGATTGTCAAAGTTGGTAGCAAAAGACCAGAGCAAAGTTGTCACCACACCGAGAGGAACTCCAGGCTACATAGCCCCAGAATGCACGAGCTTGATTATAACAGAGAAAGTAGATGTGTACAGCTTTGGGATCGTGATGCTAGAAATTGTTTGTGGGCGGAAGAATGTGGACTGGGATCAGCCCGAGGAAGAAGTGCACTTGCTGAGCGTGTTCAAGAGAAAAATAGAAGAAGATAAAGTTGGTGAGATGTTTGATATGTACAACAAAGATTTGGAAGTgcagaaagaagaaggaatagaaatgatGAGGATTGCTGGTTGGTGCTTACAGAGTGAATATACAAAGAGGCCGTCCATGTCAGAGGTGGTGAAGGCATTACAAGGTTTGGCAACTATTGATAATAACTTAAACTTGGATTACAACTTCAATAGTCAGGAGGGGGAAGGAGCTCCTGATCCTACCAGCAATACAGTATTAATTCCATCAATTTTATCTGGGCCAAGGTGA